The proteins below are encoded in one region of Miscanthus floridulus cultivar M001 unplaced genomic scaffold, ASM1932011v1 fs_12_1_2, whole genome shotgun sequence:
- the LOC136530429 gene encoding endo-1,4-beta-xylanase 1-like isoform X1, protein MRRRCGWLSSLFRPRRAGRALPQPDPQGPDSEPKAVDKLSASDKVVMENILSNSDFSEGLHLWQPNSCHAFVAVEGSGYHYGVRPHSGSTYAVLTHRTQSWQGLEQDITEKVTLGTEYFVAAYVRVHGEVHEPIGVQVTLKLEEEGSSTNYLSIARILASQERWEKMEGSFNLTTLPRRLVFYLEGPPPGVDLLIDSVTISYKKTEGSASSIRGTENIILNYDFSKGLHPWNPICCHAYVASQWSGFLDGIRGNSGENYAVVSKRTEHWQGLEQDITNQVSTGTAYVVSAFVRVDGNVQGQVEVKGTLRLQNADGSTHYNPVGSVVASKEKWNKLEGSFSLTNMPKNVVFYLEGPPAGVDLVIDSVTITCSRHKQSKEVKVPSGAETIIKNPHFEDGLKNWSGRGCNICRHEFTAYGNVRPLNGSYFASATGRVHNWNGIQQEITGRVQRKVLYEISSAVRIFGSANDTEVRATLWVQEYGRERYVGLAKNQASDKQWTHLKGKFLLHAPFTQAVIFIEGPPAGIDILVDGLVLSPARKLQAAPCPKIENVLYGTNLLHNNAFTRGLAGWSPMGSCRLSIQTEAPHMLSSILKDRASQKHISGRYILATNRTDVWMGPSQVITDKLRLHVTYRVSSWVRVGSGGHGRHHVNVCLAVDNNQWVNGGQVEADGDQWYEIKGAFKLEKQPSKVTAYVQGPPPGVDLRVMDFQIYPVDRKARFEYLKEKTDKVRKRDVVLKFQGSNAVNLLGSSVRIQQTENSFPFGSCIARHNIENEDLAEFFVKNFNWAVFENELKWYHTEAEQGRLNYKDSDELLEFCEKHKIQVRGHCLFWEVEDAVQPWVRSLQGHRLMAAIQNRLQSLLSRYKGRFRHHDVNNEMLHGSFYEDRLGRDIRAYMFREAHKLDPSAVLFVNDYNVEDGCDTKSTPEKFVEQVVDLQERGAPVGGIGVQGHISHPVGEIICDSLDKLAILGLPIWITELDVTAENEHIRADDLEVFLREAFAHPAVGGIILWGFWEMFMFREHAHLVDADGTINEAGRRYLALKQEWLTRMNGNVDRQGEFKFRGYHGSYTVEMDTPSGKVARSFVVDKDSPVQVITLNV, encoded by the exons ATGAGGAGGCGCTGCGGCTGGCTCTCGTCTCTGTTCCGCCCTCGCCGGGCCGGCCGCGCGCTCCCGCAACCAGATCCACAGGGTCCCGATTCCGAGCCCAAG GCAGTAGATAAGCTCAGTGCTTCTGACAAAGTTGTCATGGAGAATATCCTGTCAAACAGTGATTTTTCTGAGGGTCTACATTTGTGGCAACCAAATAGTTGCCATGCATTTGTAGCCGTTGAAGGATCAGGTTACCATTATGGTGTAAGGCCACATTCAGGGTCAACCTATGCTGTTCTTACTCATCGCACACAGAGTTGGCAGGGGCTTGAGCAGGACATAACAGAAAAGGTCACCCTTGGTACTGAGTACTTTGTTGCTGCATATGTCAGAGTTCATGGGGAAGTTCATGAGCCCATTGGAGTTCAGGTCACTCTCAAACTTGAGGAGGAGGGGTCTTCTACCAACTATCTTTCTATTGCAAG GATTTTGGCCTCACAAGAACGCTGGGAAAAGATGGAAGGTTCATTTAATCTAACAACTCTACCAAGACGTTTAGTGTTCTACCTTGAAGGTCCCCCTCCTGGTGTGGACTTGCTCATAGATTCAGTCACCATCTCCTACAAG AAAACAGAGGGGTCAGCTTCATCAATTCGTGGAACAGAGAACATCATTTtaaattatgatttttcaaaaggCCTTCATCCTTGGAATCCCATCTGCTGCCATGCATATGTGGCATCACAATGGTCTGGTTTCCTTGATGGTATTAGAGGGAACTCAGGAGAGAACTATGCTGTTGTTTCAAAGAGAACAGAACACTGGCAGGGTCTTGAACAAGATATTACGAATCAAGTGTCTACAGGCACTGCTTATGTAGTTTCTGCTTTCGTTAGAGTTGATGGGAATGTCCAAGGCCAGGTTGAAGTCAAAGGAACCCTTAGGTTGCAAAATGCAGATGGATCAACGCATTATAACCCTGTTGGAAG TGTGGTTGCCTCAAAAGAAAAGTGGAACAAATTGGAAGGCTCCTTTTCTTTGACAAACATGCCAAAAAATGTTGTATTTTACCTGGAGGGACCTCCTGCTGGTGTGGATCTTGTCATTGATTCTGTCACTATTACTTGCTCCAGACATAAACAGTCAAAA GAAGTAAAAGTACCAAGTGGAGCCGAGACTATAATTAAAAATCCTCACTTCGAAGATGGGTTAAAAAATTGGTCAGGAAGAGGATGCAACATCTGCAGACATGAGTTCACTGCATATGGGAATGTACGGCCTTTAAATGGCAGCTATTTCGCTTCTGCAACTGGACGGGTTCACAATTGGAATGGCATCCAGCAAGAGATCACGGGCAGGGTGCAGCGGAAAGTTCTTTATGAGATCAGTTCTGCTGTTCGAATATTTGGGAGTGCCAATGATACTGAAGTGCGTGCTACTCTGTGGGTACAAGAATATGGTCGTGAGCGATATGTGGGACTTGCCAA AAACCAGGCTTCTGATAAGCAGTGGACACATCTGAAAGGAAAGTTCCTCCTTCATGCTCCCTTTACCCAAGCTGTTATTTTCATAGAAGGGCCTCCTGCTGGAATTGACATTCTTGTAGATGGTCTTGTCTTATCTCCAGCAAGAAAGCTACAAGCTGCACCGTGCCCAAAAATTGAG AATGTTCTGTATGGAACTAATCTATTGCACAATAATGCCTTCACTCGTGGGCTTGCTGGGTGGAGTCCTATGGGTTCATGTCGATTGAGTATCCAGACTGAAGCACCCCATATGCTATCTTCTATCTTGAAGGACCGTGCAAGTCAGAAGCATATAAGTGGTCGTTATATCCTTGCCACGAACCGCACAGATGTTTGGATGGGTCCTTCTCAGGTCATAACTGATAAACTAAGGTTGCATGTCACTTACAGAGTATCGTCTTGGGTACGAGTTGGGTCTGGAGGACATGGACGTCACCATGTAAATGTCTGTCTTGCTGTGGATAACAACCAATGGGTCAATGGCGGGCAAGTGGAAGCTGATGGGGATCAATGGTATGAAATCAAAGGAGCATTCAAGCTTGAAAAGCAGCCATCCAAAGTTACTGCATATGTTCAAGGCCCTCCTCCAGGTGTTGATCTCAGAGTCATGGACTTTCAAATATATCCAGTCGACAGAAAAGCACGGTTTGAGTATCTGAAGGAGAAAACAGACAAG GTGAGAAAGCGTGATGTTGTTCTTAAGTTCCAAGGATCAAATGCAGTGAATCTTTTAGGTTCATCTGTGAGGATACAACAGACCGAGAATAGCTTTCCATTTGGATCATGCATTGCGAGACACAACATAGAGAATGAGGATCTTGCTGAGTTTTTTGTGAAGAACTTCAACTGGGCTGTATTTGAGAATGAATTGAAATGGTACCATACAGAAGCAGAACAAGGGCGGCTTAATTATAAAGATTCTGATGAGTTGCTTGAATTTTGCGAGAAACATAAGATACAGGTTCGTGGCCACTGTTTATTCTGGGAAGTAGAAGACGCTGTCCAACCTTGGGTTCGGTCATTGCAAGGCCACCGCTTAATGGCTGCCATCCAAAATCGTTTGCAAAGCCTGTTGTCAAGGTACAAAGGTCGATTTAGACATCACGATGTAAACAATGAGATGCTACATGGGTCTTTCTATGAAGACAGATTGGGAAGGGACATTAGAGCTTACATGTTCAGAGAAGCACATAAGCTTGATCCTTCTGCTGTCCTGTTTGTTAACGATTATAACGTCGAAGATGGATGTGACACAAAATCTACCCCTGAGAAATTCGTTGAACAGGTAGTTGATCTCCAAGAACGGGGTGCCCCAGTTGGTGGGATCGGTGTGCAAGGTCATATCAGCCATCCAGTGGGAGAAATCATATGCGATTCCCTGGACAAGCTCGCCATACTAGGTCTCCCGATCTGGATTACTGAATTGGATGTCACAGCAGAGAATGAACACATACGAGCTGATGATCTAGAGGTGTTCCTCCGCGAAGCATTTGCACATCCTGCTGTTGGGGGAATCATCCTCTGGGGATTCTGGGAGATGTTTATGTTTCGAGAGCACGCGCATCTGGTCGATGCTGATGGGACAATCAACGAGGCTGGCAGAAGGTACCTTGCTCTCAAACAAGAGTGGCTGACCCGTATGAACGGTAATGTCGATCGCCAAGGAGAGTTTAAGTTCAGAGGATACCATGGTTCGTACACGGTGGAAATGGACACGCCTTCAGGCAAGGTAGCTAGATCGTTTGTCGTTGATAAGGATAGCCCGGTTCAGGTGATCACTCTGAATGTTTAA
- the LOC136530429 gene encoding endo-1,4-beta-xylanase 1-like isoform X2, with amino-acid sequence MENILSNSDFSEGLHLWQPNSCHAFVAVEGSGYHYGVRPHSGSTYAVLTHRTQSWQGLEQDITEKVTLGTEYFVAAYVRVHGEVHEPIGVQVTLKLEEEGSSTNYLSIARILASQERWEKMEGSFNLTTLPRRLVFYLEGPPPGVDLLIDSVTISYKKTEGSASSIRGTENIILNYDFSKGLHPWNPICCHAYVASQWSGFLDGIRGNSGENYAVVSKRTEHWQGLEQDITNQVSTGTAYVVSAFVRVDGNVQGQVEVKGTLRLQNADGSTHYNPVGSVVASKEKWNKLEGSFSLTNMPKNVVFYLEGPPAGVDLVIDSVTITCSRHKQSKEVKVPSGAETIIKNPHFEDGLKNWSGRGCNICRHEFTAYGNVRPLNGSYFASATGRVHNWNGIQQEITGRVQRKVLYEISSAVRIFGSANDTEVRATLWVQEYGRERYVGLAKNQASDKQWTHLKGKFLLHAPFTQAVIFIEGPPAGIDILVDGLVLSPARKLQAAPCPKIENVLYGTNLLHNNAFTRGLAGWSPMGSCRLSIQTEAPHMLSSILKDRASQKHISGRYILATNRTDVWMGPSQVITDKLRLHVTYRVSSWVRVGSGGHGRHHVNVCLAVDNNQWVNGGQVEADGDQWYEIKGAFKLEKQPSKVTAYVQGPPPGVDLRVMDFQIYPVDRKARFEYLKEKTDKVRKRDVVLKFQGSNAVNLLGSSVRIQQTENSFPFGSCIARHNIENEDLAEFFVKNFNWAVFENELKWYHTEAEQGRLNYKDSDELLEFCEKHKIQVRGHCLFWEVEDAVQPWVRSLQGHRLMAAIQNRLQSLLSRYKGRFRHHDVNNEMLHGSFYEDRLGRDIRAYMFREAHKLDPSAVLFVNDYNVEDGCDTKSTPEKFVEQVVDLQERGAPVGGIGVQGHISHPVGEIICDSLDKLAILGLPIWITELDVTAENEHIRADDLEVFLREAFAHPAVGGIILWGFWEMFMFREHAHLVDADGTINEAGRRYLALKQEWLTRMNGNVDRQGEFKFRGYHGSYTVEMDTPSGKVARSFVVDKDSPVQVITLNV; translated from the exons ATGGAGAATATCCTGTCAAACAGTGATTTTTCTGAGGGTCTACATTTGTGGCAACCAAATAGTTGCCATGCATTTGTAGCCGTTGAAGGATCAGGTTACCATTATGGTGTAAGGCCACATTCAGGGTCAACCTATGCTGTTCTTACTCATCGCACACAGAGTTGGCAGGGGCTTGAGCAGGACATAACAGAAAAGGTCACCCTTGGTACTGAGTACTTTGTTGCTGCATATGTCAGAGTTCATGGGGAAGTTCATGAGCCCATTGGAGTTCAGGTCACTCTCAAACTTGAGGAGGAGGGGTCTTCTACCAACTATCTTTCTATTGCAAG GATTTTGGCCTCACAAGAACGCTGGGAAAAGATGGAAGGTTCATTTAATCTAACAACTCTACCAAGACGTTTAGTGTTCTACCTTGAAGGTCCCCCTCCTGGTGTGGACTTGCTCATAGATTCAGTCACCATCTCCTACAAG AAAACAGAGGGGTCAGCTTCATCAATTCGTGGAACAGAGAACATCATTTtaaattatgatttttcaaaaggCCTTCATCCTTGGAATCCCATCTGCTGCCATGCATATGTGGCATCACAATGGTCTGGTTTCCTTGATGGTATTAGAGGGAACTCAGGAGAGAACTATGCTGTTGTTTCAAAGAGAACAGAACACTGGCAGGGTCTTGAACAAGATATTACGAATCAAGTGTCTACAGGCACTGCTTATGTAGTTTCTGCTTTCGTTAGAGTTGATGGGAATGTCCAAGGCCAGGTTGAAGTCAAAGGAACCCTTAGGTTGCAAAATGCAGATGGATCAACGCATTATAACCCTGTTGGAAG TGTGGTTGCCTCAAAAGAAAAGTGGAACAAATTGGAAGGCTCCTTTTCTTTGACAAACATGCCAAAAAATGTTGTATTTTACCTGGAGGGACCTCCTGCTGGTGTGGATCTTGTCATTGATTCTGTCACTATTACTTGCTCCAGACATAAACAGTCAAAA GAAGTAAAAGTACCAAGTGGAGCCGAGACTATAATTAAAAATCCTCACTTCGAAGATGGGTTAAAAAATTGGTCAGGAAGAGGATGCAACATCTGCAGACATGAGTTCACTGCATATGGGAATGTACGGCCTTTAAATGGCAGCTATTTCGCTTCTGCAACTGGACGGGTTCACAATTGGAATGGCATCCAGCAAGAGATCACGGGCAGGGTGCAGCGGAAAGTTCTTTATGAGATCAGTTCTGCTGTTCGAATATTTGGGAGTGCCAATGATACTGAAGTGCGTGCTACTCTGTGGGTACAAGAATATGGTCGTGAGCGATATGTGGGACTTGCCAA AAACCAGGCTTCTGATAAGCAGTGGACACATCTGAAAGGAAAGTTCCTCCTTCATGCTCCCTTTACCCAAGCTGTTATTTTCATAGAAGGGCCTCCTGCTGGAATTGACATTCTTGTAGATGGTCTTGTCTTATCTCCAGCAAGAAAGCTACAAGCTGCACCGTGCCCAAAAATTGAG AATGTTCTGTATGGAACTAATCTATTGCACAATAATGCCTTCACTCGTGGGCTTGCTGGGTGGAGTCCTATGGGTTCATGTCGATTGAGTATCCAGACTGAAGCACCCCATATGCTATCTTCTATCTTGAAGGACCGTGCAAGTCAGAAGCATATAAGTGGTCGTTATATCCTTGCCACGAACCGCACAGATGTTTGGATGGGTCCTTCTCAGGTCATAACTGATAAACTAAGGTTGCATGTCACTTACAGAGTATCGTCTTGGGTACGAGTTGGGTCTGGAGGACATGGACGTCACCATGTAAATGTCTGTCTTGCTGTGGATAACAACCAATGGGTCAATGGCGGGCAAGTGGAAGCTGATGGGGATCAATGGTATGAAATCAAAGGAGCATTCAAGCTTGAAAAGCAGCCATCCAAAGTTACTGCATATGTTCAAGGCCCTCCTCCAGGTGTTGATCTCAGAGTCATGGACTTTCAAATATATCCAGTCGACAGAAAAGCACGGTTTGAGTATCTGAAGGAGAAAACAGACAAG GTGAGAAAGCGTGATGTTGTTCTTAAGTTCCAAGGATCAAATGCAGTGAATCTTTTAGGTTCATCTGTGAGGATACAACAGACCGAGAATAGCTTTCCATTTGGATCATGCATTGCGAGACACAACATAGAGAATGAGGATCTTGCTGAGTTTTTTGTGAAGAACTTCAACTGGGCTGTATTTGAGAATGAATTGAAATGGTACCATACAGAAGCAGAACAAGGGCGGCTTAATTATAAAGATTCTGATGAGTTGCTTGAATTTTGCGAGAAACATAAGATACAGGTTCGTGGCCACTGTTTATTCTGGGAAGTAGAAGACGCTGTCCAACCTTGGGTTCGGTCATTGCAAGGCCACCGCTTAATGGCTGCCATCCAAAATCGTTTGCAAAGCCTGTTGTCAAGGTACAAAGGTCGATTTAGACATCACGATGTAAACAATGAGATGCTACATGGGTCTTTCTATGAAGACAGATTGGGAAGGGACATTAGAGCTTACATGTTCAGAGAAGCACATAAGCTTGATCCTTCTGCTGTCCTGTTTGTTAACGATTATAACGTCGAAGATGGATGTGACACAAAATCTACCCCTGAGAAATTCGTTGAACAGGTAGTTGATCTCCAAGAACGGGGTGCCCCAGTTGGTGGGATCGGTGTGCAAGGTCATATCAGCCATCCAGTGGGAGAAATCATATGCGATTCCCTGGACAAGCTCGCCATACTAGGTCTCCCGATCTGGATTACTGAATTGGATGTCACAGCAGAGAATGAACACATACGAGCTGATGATCTAGAGGTGTTCCTCCGCGAAGCATTTGCACATCCTGCTGTTGGGGGAATCATCCTCTGGGGATTCTGGGAGATGTTTATGTTTCGAGAGCACGCGCATCTGGTCGATGCTGATGGGACAATCAACGAGGCTGGCAGAAGGTACCTTGCTCTCAAACAAGAGTGGCTGACCCGTATGAACGGTAATGTCGATCGCCAAGGAGAGTTTAAGTTCAGAGGATACCATGGTTCGTACACGGTGGAAATGGACACGCCTTCAGGCAAGGTAGCTAGATCGTTTGTCGTTGATAAGGATAGCCCGGTTCAGGTGATCACTCTGAATGTTTAA
- the LOC136530429 gene encoding endo-1,4-beta-xylanase 1-like isoform X3 — protein sequence MSEFMGKFMSPLEFRSLSNLRRRGLLPTIFLLQVLTRILASQERWEKMEGSFNLTTLPRRLVFYLEGPPPGVDLLIDSVTISYKKTEGSASSIRGTENIILNYDFSKGLHPWNPICCHAYVASQWSGFLDGIRGNSGENYAVVSKRTEHWQGLEQDITNQVSTGTAYVVSAFVRVDGNVQGQVEVKGTLRLQNADGSTHYNPVGSVVASKEKWNKLEGSFSLTNMPKNVVFYLEGPPAGVDLVIDSVTITCSRHKQSKEVKVPSGAETIIKNPHFEDGLKNWSGRGCNICRHEFTAYGNVRPLNGSYFASATGRVHNWNGIQQEITGRVQRKVLYEISSAVRIFGSANDTEVRATLWVQEYGRERYVGLAKNQASDKQWTHLKGKFLLHAPFTQAVIFIEGPPAGIDILVDGLVLSPARKLQAAPCPKIENVLYGTNLLHNNAFTRGLAGWSPMGSCRLSIQTEAPHMLSSILKDRASQKHISGRYILATNRTDVWMGPSQVITDKLRLHVTYRVSSWVRVGSGGHGRHHVNVCLAVDNNQWVNGGQVEADGDQWYEIKGAFKLEKQPSKVTAYVQGPPPGVDLRVMDFQIYPVDRKARFEYLKEKTDKVRKRDVVLKFQGSNAVNLLGSSVRIQQTENSFPFGSCIARHNIENEDLAEFFVKNFNWAVFENELKWYHTEAEQGRLNYKDSDELLEFCEKHKIQVRGHCLFWEVEDAVQPWVRSLQGHRLMAAIQNRLQSLLSRYKGRFRHHDVNNEMLHGSFYEDRLGRDIRAYMFREAHKLDPSAVLFVNDYNVEDGCDTKSTPEKFVEQVVDLQERGAPVGGIGVQGHISHPVGEIICDSLDKLAILGLPIWITELDVTAENEHIRADDLEVFLREAFAHPAVGGIILWGFWEMFMFREHAHLVDADGTINEAGRRYLALKQEWLTRMNGNVDRQGEFKFRGYHGSYTVEMDTPSGKVARSFVVDKDSPVQVITLNV from the exons ATGTCAGAGTTCATGGGGAAGTTCATGAGCCCATTGGAGTTCAGGTCACTCTCAAACTTGAGGAGGAGGGGTCTTCTACCAACTATCTTTCTATTGCAAG TTTTAACTAGGATTTTGGCCTCACAAGAACGCTGGGAAAAGATGGAAGGTTCATTTAATCTAACAACTCTACCAAGACGTTTAGTGTTCTACCTTGAAGGTCCCCCTCCTGGTGTGGACTTGCTCATAGATTCAGTCACCATCTCCTACAAG AAAACAGAGGGGTCAGCTTCATCAATTCGTGGAACAGAGAACATCATTTtaaattatgatttttcaaaaggCCTTCATCCTTGGAATCCCATCTGCTGCCATGCATATGTGGCATCACAATGGTCTGGTTTCCTTGATGGTATTAGAGGGAACTCAGGAGAGAACTATGCTGTTGTTTCAAAGAGAACAGAACACTGGCAGGGTCTTGAACAAGATATTACGAATCAAGTGTCTACAGGCACTGCTTATGTAGTTTCTGCTTTCGTTAGAGTTGATGGGAATGTCCAAGGCCAGGTTGAAGTCAAAGGAACCCTTAGGTTGCAAAATGCAGATGGATCAACGCATTATAACCCTGTTGGAAG TGTGGTTGCCTCAAAAGAAAAGTGGAACAAATTGGAAGGCTCCTTTTCTTTGACAAACATGCCAAAAAATGTTGTATTTTACCTGGAGGGACCTCCTGCTGGTGTGGATCTTGTCATTGATTCTGTCACTATTACTTGCTCCAGACATAAACAGTCAAAA GAAGTAAAAGTACCAAGTGGAGCCGAGACTATAATTAAAAATCCTCACTTCGAAGATGGGTTAAAAAATTGGTCAGGAAGAGGATGCAACATCTGCAGACATGAGTTCACTGCATATGGGAATGTACGGCCTTTAAATGGCAGCTATTTCGCTTCTGCAACTGGACGGGTTCACAATTGGAATGGCATCCAGCAAGAGATCACGGGCAGGGTGCAGCGGAAAGTTCTTTATGAGATCAGTTCTGCTGTTCGAATATTTGGGAGTGCCAATGATACTGAAGTGCGTGCTACTCTGTGGGTACAAGAATATGGTCGTGAGCGATATGTGGGACTTGCCAA AAACCAGGCTTCTGATAAGCAGTGGACACATCTGAAAGGAAAGTTCCTCCTTCATGCTCCCTTTACCCAAGCTGTTATTTTCATAGAAGGGCCTCCTGCTGGAATTGACATTCTTGTAGATGGTCTTGTCTTATCTCCAGCAAGAAAGCTACAAGCTGCACCGTGCCCAAAAATTGAG AATGTTCTGTATGGAACTAATCTATTGCACAATAATGCCTTCACTCGTGGGCTTGCTGGGTGGAGTCCTATGGGTTCATGTCGATTGAGTATCCAGACTGAAGCACCCCATATGCTATCTTCTATCTTGAAGGACCGTGCAAGTCAGAAGCATATAAGTGGTCGTTATATCCTTGCCACGAACCGCACAGATGTTTGGATGGGTCCTTCTCAGGTCATAACTGATAAACTAAGGTTGCATGTCACTTACAGAGTATCGTCTTGGGTACGAGTTGGGTCTGGAGGACATGGACGTCACCATGTAAATGTCTGTCTTGCTGTGGATAACAACCAATGGGTCAATGGCGGGCAAGTGGAAGCTGATGGGGATCAATGGTATGAAATCAAAGGAGCATTCAAGCTTGAAAAGCAGCCATCCAAAGTTACTGCATATGTTCAAGGCCCTCCTCCAGGTGTTGATCTCAGAGTCATGGACTTTCAAATATATCCAGTCGACAGAAAAGCACGGTTTGAGTATCTGAAGGAGAAAACAGACAAG GTGAGAAAGCGTGATGTTGTTCTTAAGTTCCAAGGATCAAATGCAGTGAATCTTTTAGGTTCATCTGTGAGGATACAACAGACCGAGAATAGCTTTCCATTTGGATCATGCATTGCGAGACACAACATAGAGAATGAGGATCTTGCTGAGTTTTTTGTGAAGAACTTCAACTGGGCTGTATTTGAGAATGAATTGAAATGGTACCATACAGAAGCAGAACAAGGGCGGCTTAATTATAAAGATTCTGATGAGTTGCTTGAATTTTGCGAGAAACATAAGATACAGGTTCGTGGCCACTGTTTATTCTGGGAAGTAGAAGACGCTGTCCAACCTTGGGTTCGGTCATTGCAAGGCCACCGCTTAATGGCTGCCATCCAAAATCGTTTGCAAAGCCTGTTGTCAAGGTACAAAGGTCGATTTAGACATCACGATGTAAACAATGAGATGCTACATGGGTCTTTCTATGAAGACAGATTGGGAAGGGACATTAGAGCTTACATGTTCAGAGAAGCACATAAGCTTGATCCTTCTGCTGTCCTGTTTGTTAACGATTATAACGTCGAAGATGGATGTGACACAAAATCTACCCCTGAGAAATTCGTTGAACAGGTAGTTGATCTCCAAGAACGGGGTGCCCCAGTTGGTGGGATCGGTGTGCAAGGTCATATCAGCCATCCAGTGGGAGAAATCATATGCGATTCCCTGGACAAGCTCGCCATACTAGGTCTCCCGATCTGGATTACTGAATTGGATGTCACAGCAGAGAATGAACACATACGAGCTGATGATCTAGAGGTGTTCCTCCGCGAAGCATTTGCACATCCTGCTGTTGGGGGAATCATCCTCTGGGGATTCTGGGAGATGTTTATGTTTCGAGAGCACGCGCATCTGGTCGATGCTGATGGGACAATCAACGAGGCTGGCAGAAGGTACCTTGCTCTCAAACAAGAGTGGCTGACCCGTATGAACGGTAATGTCGATCGCCAAGGAGAGTTTAAGTTCAGAGGATACCATGGTTCGTACACGGTGGAAATGGACACGCCTTCAGGCAAGGTAGCTAGATCGTTTGTCGTTGATAAGGATAGCCCGGTTCAGGTGATCACTCTGAATGTTTAA